CTCCGATGAGGCAACAGGTGATCCGGGCATTTGCGATCTATTTCCACCTGGTGAATATCGCTGAACAGCACCACCGGATCCGCCGTTCCAGGCAGTACCGGATGAAACGCGGCGAAAACATTCAGCCAAGTTCGATCGAATCAGCAGTGGTGAACATTCAAAAGGAAGATTATCCGGAGTCTGTCATCCAGCAGGTGTTAAACGATTCGTCCATTGAGCTGATTATGACCGCTCATCCGACGGAGGCGACGAAGCGGACGATTTTAGAGATTCAAAAACGGATCTCGTTTATCCTTGAGCAATTTGATAACCCCGTTCTCACCGAGAAAGAGCGGGAAGATTATGAAGAGAGTCTCGTTAATGAAGTGACGGCACTCTGGCAGACCGACGAGCTCCGTTTCAAAAAACCGACGGTCATTGATGAAGTGAAGAACGGTTTATACTATTTTGATACGACACTGTTTGACGTACTGCCTGCGGTCCACCTGGAAATTGAAGAACAGTTGGAGCGTTATTATCCCGGGAAGAATTTTACTGTCCCGAACTTTATTCATTTCGGTTCCTGGATTGGCGGCGACAGGGATGGGAACCCGTTTGTCACACCTGAAGTGACATGGGAAACGTTGAACCTGCAGCGCGGTCTGACGCTCAGGAAGTACGAAGAAAGTATTACGGAACTGATGCGCCGTTTCAGTCAATCGACTACCCGTGTGGACATTGACCCGGAATTTATCGCCACCATGGAGAAATACGAGAAAGAATATATGAAGAAAGCCGAAACGTGGCCTGTCACGACAGAAGTCTACCGGCGAATGCTAGGTGTCATGCGGAAACGGATCCGCCAGGTTGGTAAAACGAACACAGGCTACGATGTGGCAGAAGAGCTTCTCGAAGATCTTCGCTACGTGCGAAAGCATGCCTTAAAGCATCAGTTGCCTGATCAGAAATTGAAGCGTCTGAATAAGATGATCCGTCAGGTCGAACTGTTCGGTTTTCATCTGGCGACTCTCGATGTCCGAAACCACAGTGGCGAACATGAAACCGCGATTGCGGAAATCCTTAAAGTCGTCGGCATTACTGATGATTACAAGGCACTGAGTGAAGAAGAAAAAATGACGATTCTGGAAAATGCGTTGAAAGACCCTCGTCCACTGATGCTGTTAAATGAAGATTACTCGAAGGAAACCCGTGAAATCTTCAAAGTATTCCAGATGATCAAGGATGCGCATGACGAGTTTGGTTACCGCTCCATTGAAGTGTATCTTGTCAGTATGACCCAATCTGCCTCAGATCTTTTGGAAGTGCTGGTGCTGGCAAAAGAAGCGGGCATTTACCGCCTCCACGCAGATGGTACCGTGGACAGCAACCTGCATGTGGCACCGCTTCTTGAGACGGTCGATGACCTGATGGCAGGGCCGGCGATTATGAAACGGCTGTTTGAAATGGATACGTACCGCAACCATCTTTCTGAACGGGGGGATCATCAGGAAATCATGCTGGGATACTCCGACGGCAGTAAGGATGGCGGGACCTTGACGGCGAACTGGAAGCTCTTTGAAGCCCAGGCGAAGATTCATAACATGGCCAAGGAATACAATGTCCGCCTGAAATTTTTCCATGGAAGAGGCGGGTCCCTTGGGCGTGGCGGCGGTCCATTGAACCGCAGTATTCTCTCTCAGCCGGCGGAAACCCTGGGGGACGGTGTCAAGATCACAGAGCAGGGCGAAGTGTTGTCTTCCCGGTATCTCTTAGGGGATATTGCCTTTCGGAACCTGGAACAGGCGGCGTCTGCCTTACTCGAAGCCTCGGCGAATGTTTACGCAACGCCTGATGACAGCTGCCATGCACGCCGGCCGCATTGGGAAGAAGCGATGGAGGAGATCTCCAAGGCATCCCTTGACAAATATCAGTCCCTCGTATTCAAAGATGCTGATTTCCTGACGTATTTTAAAGAAACCACGCCATTGAATGAATTGAAGGAGCTGAACATCGGCTCACGTCCGATGAGCCGAAAAGGCAGTGAAAAATTCGAAGACCTCCGGGCCATTCCGTGGGTATTTGCCTGGACCCAGTGCCGTCAGATGCTGCCTGCCTGGTATGCATCAGGAACAGGACTGGCTCACTATGCCAACCAGAGTGAAGAGAACATGGCCATGCTTCAGGAGATGTATCAGAAGTGGCCGTTCTTCCATTCCACCATCAATAACCTGCAGATGGCGCTGATGAAAGCAGACCTGTTTGCGGCGAAGGAATACGTGAAACTCGTGAAGGATCAGGAAATGGGTCAACGGATTTACGGGAACATCGAATCTGAATTTAATTTGACAAAAGAGATGCTGTTGAAGATATCCCAGAGTAACGAATTGCTGGATTTCTCACCAAATATCCGGGATTCGGTTCACCTGCGAAATCCGTACGTCGATCCACTGAACTTCCTGCAAGTGGATCTGATCGAGAAAATGCGCGAGTCCTCCACCGAAGAACATACCGATGAACTCCTGACAGAAGTCCTGCTCACCATCAGTGGTGTGGCAGCCGGACTCTTAAATACAGGTTGATCAATTGACAATCCCGGAGCAGCTTTGCTGCTCCGGATTCTTTTTTGCAGAAAACTAATTTTTTCTTCTCAATTTTCAGAAAAAAAGCTATACTAAGATGAGAGCCTGTGATTCCAATGGAGGAGAGGGGGGTTAGATGACGGGACTTATGTAATGGAATTTTACATGAAGACATATGAATTTGTTGATTCTATCATGTATCCCGTTACGCAAAAAAGGAAATCGTCCTGTCTTCAAGGTCAATGATGCAGGGAACAGGGGGATCCAATTTTATAC
This Salisediminibacterium beveridgei DNA region includes the following protein-coding sequences:
- the ppc gene encoding phosphoenolpyruvate carboxylase, whose translation is MAKLNEKDPNTMLRSDVNKLGKILGDVLKHHGGQELFEEVEDIREMTKALRKNYDKAREDELKKRIENLKSPMRQQVIRAFAIYFHLVNIAEQHHRIRRSRQYRMKRGENIQPSSIESAVVNIQKEDYPESVIQQVLNDSSIELIMTAHPTEATKRTILEIQKRISFILEQFDNPVLTEKEREDYEESLVNEVTALWQTDELRFKKPTVIDEVKNGLYYFDTTLFDVLPAVHLEIEEQLERYYPGKNFTVPNFIHFGSWIGGDRDGNPFVTPEVTWETLNLQRGLTLRKYEESITELMRRFSQSTTRVDIDPEFIATMEKYEKEYMKKAETWPVTTEVYRRMLGVMRKRIRQVGKTNTGYDVAEELLEDLRYVRKHALKHQLPDQKLKRLNKMIRQVELFGFHLATLDVRNHSGEHETAIAEILKVVGITDDYKALSEEEKMTILENALKDPRPLMLLNEDYSKETREIFKVFQMIKDAHDEFGYRSIEVYLVSMTQSASDLLEVLVLAKEAGIYRLHADGTVDSNLHVAPLLETVDDLMAGPAIMKRLFEMDTYRNHLSERGDHQEIMLGYSDGSKDGGTLTANWKLFEAQAKIHNMAKEYNVRLKFFHGRGGSLGRGGGPLNRSILSQPAETLGDGVKITEQGEVLSSRYLLGDIAFRNLEQAASALLEASANVYATPDDSCHARRPHWEEAMEEISKASLDKYQSLVFKDADFLTYFKETTPLNELKELNIGSRPMSRKGSEKFEDLRAIPWVFAWTQCRQMLPAWYASGTGLAHYANQSEENMAMLQEMYQKWPFFHSTINNLQMALMKADLFAAKEYVKLVKDQEMGQRIYGNIESEFNLTKEMLLKISQSNELLDFSPNIRDSVHLRNPYVDPLNFLQVDLIEKMRESSTEEHTDELLTEVLLTISGVAAGLLNTG